The nucleotide window tgagccagcaggtgtaagatctcctccctccctctctctctctctttctctctctgcctttccattatataaaatgaatctttgggaaaagcagcaatgattttcaaatttagAAAGTGCTTGCAAGAGAAGCCCCCCTTGCCCtgagaggagcctggagctggcgAGCTTGGACGTGCCCTGGGAGGGAGCTCCTCGGGGCTGACCACAGCCTGGCCGGGGGAGGAGCGAGGGCTGCGCTGGGCTTCCCCACCTGAgcccctggggcaggtgggggaaCTCCCAGCGCTCGCTCACACATCTGCTGTGCCGATTCCAGCCCAGCTACAGAACAACCACCCTTGCACCTGGACGCCTGCCGCCAGCGTCAACCACAGCTCGCTGGAAGCCACCAGACCTTGTGCTGTTTACAAAACTCCGTGATTCTTGGATGTCAAACGGCAGGAAACTTCACTCCTTAGAGCTTGCTGCCCAGGAGTTTGCGCTGGCCATTTCTTTGGCCAATTCATGGGgtttaaaaaaaacatggaaaggaaggaagggaagaaagaagacaGCGTGGGTGAACCTGCTGGGCACCATGGCGACCTGGCCACGCTCCCCGGTGTGCGGGGCCGAGACGCAGCTGATGTAGACGGGCAGgcccctcagcaggaagctggacagaggACACGGCCGGCTCTCCCGTGTGGGCAGAGGGGCCCCGGGGCGCCCAGACCCTGTCACAGCGCACCCAGCCCTGCGCTCCGTTCTGCCGCCCGccctcactgtcccctccccccgTGAGCCCAGGTGCAGCCTGGTGGGCGGCCCAGGTGCCTCTGAGAGCCGGGGCTCCCACCCACTCCCCCAGGGGCCCCTACGGCTGTGGGGCTCATTGTGTCCCCGGCTGTCAGTCCCTGTTGTCTCATCAGCTGACGTCAGCTTTCACACACACCCCTGGTTCCGCATTCCCAcggggcccctcctccctcctgttggccctcctgcagctcagtcacaTGTCAGAGACCGGGAGAGGAGACCTGCAGTAATACTGGGCCAGCTGTGTACACTAGAAGGTGCCCCAAGGACTCCATACCACCCCAAAGAACACAGGATAAGATTCTACTgatcacatatatttatatacatataataaactttaaaatgccCTCCaaaggaaccagtgctgtggcttagcaggtaaagctaccgcctgcagtgccgtcatcccatgtgggcaccagttcgagtcctggctgctccactccccgtccagctctctgctgtggcctgagaaagcagtagaagatggcccaagtccttgggcccctgcaccttcatgggagacccagaggaggctcctggctcctggcttcagattggcacaactccggccgttgtggccatttgggaagtgaaccagtggatggaggacctcgctctctctctctctctgcctctgcccctccgtaactctgcctttcaaataaatacatcttaaaaaagaaaagctgcccCCTAAGGTAATGCAGGTGAAGTGTGGCCTTCGTAGCTTTGGGGAGTTTGCATACATGCTCAGTAAGGACCAAGGAttcgggtgggggaggggggccctgGCTCCGGGCAGCAGCACCCAGGTGCCAAGGCAGTGCGGACCCCCAAGGGCCTGGGTCAGCTGGAAACCCAGAGATGGGGAAGTCAGGAGTTCTGGAAATGCCGTGGGGCGTCTGTGGCCATGTGGGCCCCCTCCCCACAGTCGGCACACCCGGAGCGTCTGTGGAGTGGGAGCCGCTCCACACACTCTGGGGATCTGTGGAGTGGGGGCCCCTCCCCACACTCTGGGGATCTGTGGAGTGGGGGCCCCTCCCCACACTCTGGGGATCTGTGGAGTGGGGGCCCCTCCCCACACTCGGGGCTGTCACAGCAGCTCCGTCTCTTGGGTTCTGTGCACAAAGCCAGGCTGTCATTCATGACGGGGCAGGAGAGAGCaaggtcctcttttttttaaagatccattttatctatttgaaagacagagttacagagacaggtagagacagagagagaggtcttccatccgctggttcactccccggatggccgcaatggccgaagctgtgcagatctgaagccaggagccaggaccttcctccaggtctcccacgtgggtgcaggagcccaagcacttggccatcttccactgctctcccaggccacagcagagagctggatcagaaggggagcagccgggactagaaccggcacccatatgggatgcagcactgcaggccagggcgttacccgCTGCGCCCCCGCGCTGGCCTCAAGTAAGGTCCTTGTTAAAACACCCAGCTGTGCCCCTCTTATGCTTGGGCTCACCGAGTCTGGACGGGTGTCCATCTGGGGAGGACGCAGACGGGACAGCGTGGCTGCAGGGACCTGGTCTCGCGGCCTGGGCCCAGGCCTCTGTCCCGTGGGAGCCCAGGCTGCCGCTGCTTCTGGCTCTGCTGGCTGTGGCACCCTCACCCGGCCCCTGGTCTCCCCGCCGGGTGCCTGTGTCTCCGTGTCCGCACACTCCTCCCGGGCCCTTCCGCCTGTCACCAGTTACGGCCGGAAGACTGGGAGCAGGGTGATTTCCACAACCTCGGTCTTTGCCTTCAAGAAAGGGAAAAgccccctgctccctgtcctcCCTTCTGTTGGCTGGAATGCGGGTAAGAAGCAGGGAGCTCCCGCAGCCCCCTGGTACCCTGAGGACGGCAGAGACCAGCTCAGCGTCCTGGACTGTCCTTGCGCCCCCGTCGTCCGCGGAGAGACAAGTCAGGGGGTGGAAAGCCAGAGCTCCGCCCCGGCTCCCACCAGGAGATCCTCACGCTGAACCACGTGTGGGATTCGCGCGCTGAGCTGTCTCCACTGCGCAGGCGCGGGCTCCGCTCCGTCCGGCGCGGGGAGCGAGGACACCGGGTGCTCCAGCCCGCGGGTGCAGCATCAGGGCGCCCGCCGCGTGCCCCCCACAGACGCGCTGTACAGAGGGACGGGCAGAAGGGGGCCGCGCCGGCACCGCCACGGCTTCCTGGCCGCCGTTCTCCCTGCGCGGAACGTGGGAGCAGCCCCGGGTGGGGAAACTGCCCCCAAGCAGCGGAGCAGACGAGAGGATGGGGAGTGGGAGGCGGGCGGGGTCGAGGGCAGGAGGTGGCCAGCGCGTGGCAATGCGGGCGTGGGGTCCCTGGGGACGCCCCTCCTCCTGGCGTTTGCATCTGAAAACTGAGAAGCCGCTGAGTACTGGAACGAGACTTCCTGGAAAGGAGGGGACCACGCGGAGACAAGGgtctggcctgggctggggtcctCAAGGGGCGAGGACCCCCCAGTCTTCAGGGTCGGCCCTCATCCAGCCTGACGCCcgccctccaggaagcccccgcCCACGGGGCTCCGGGAGAAGCTGCCCTCAGCCCGGCCTTGGCCGCCGGAGCCCCCGCGGTGGCAGGGAGGCTGGAAGGAGGCTCCTGCGAGCACGCGTGTTACACGTATGTCAGCACACATGACCGGGATCTGAAAAGGACTTGAAAACGCTGTGTTTTCCTGGCCTCGCTGTCGCCTGTCCGGCCTCAGAAGCAGTTGGTGCAAAATTTCCAAAACGGGAGGCCTGAGTGCTCACGCGTGCCGAAATCGACCAGAAAGCATCGAGACCGCCCCAGCGACTTTCCAAGAGGACCCTGGGAAAACCGCCTTCCGTCGGGACGAAGAACGGGATTATGTGTAAACGTGCACGCATGTACGCACGCGTGTCACACGTATGTGCTTGATGAACACACGCGTCTGATTGCTCACTAAGAAAGTACCAGCGGATCCTGGCTCACTGCCTCCTAACCCACGGACGTGTCGAGGGCAAGGGGCTGATTCCCAGCCAGCGAGTCAGGGAGGGGCCAAGCAGAGCCCGCTGAGGTCCGGGGGATCCGGGAACGGCAGGAGGAGAGGCCCCAGGAGCCACTCAGAGCAGTGCAGGGCCCACGGCCCGCCCGCGCCATGGGGCCACGGCTGCAGGTCAGGCTGGCAGCGCCCTCGGGCAGCCGGGAGACCCCAAGATGGTTGACGCGCTATGTGAGAGGAGTCAGGTGTGCAGCGAGAGGCGCTGGTGGCCTTGCTCCCGCGACCTGAGCGCGTTCAACGGGCAGGAAACCCGGTTTCCCAGCCGCGCCCCGGGAGCAAACTCCGTGCCAGCTCCTGGATCCGCGTAGCCAAGCCCCATCCCGTGAGAGGGGGCGGAGCCACATGTCTCATTTCTGCAGTGGAGTCTGGCGGGGTTGGCTGGCCGGCGGCACCTGGCGGCCCGGCTCTCTGGACCGGGGATCCTCTGAGCACCTGAGCTGGCCGCCGAGCCCGGCTTCACCCCACAAGCAGGTTGATTCTGCAAAGCCTGGAAACACAGCGCGCGCGGTCGGAAATCCTGGGACACCGTCCTGCATCCCGCAGAGGGGGGGAGGCCTGCCTGAGCAGCGCGTGTCAGGGGACGCGTGGGGCAGGACTGGCGGGGCAGCTCTCCGAGTACGCCCTGCAGCACGTTTGCAATTCACGGCCGTACTTTTgttatctttactttttaaagatttatttatttacttatttgtaaggcagagttacagagaagcagagacacagagagagagaggtcttgcatccgctggttcactccccagatggccacgatggctggagctgggccaaaccaaagccaggagccaggagcctcttccaggtctcccacggggtacagggcccagggacttggcccatctctgctgctttcccaggccagagcagagagctggatggagagtggagaagccgggacttgaaccagcacccatatgggaagcagcactgcaggtggtggctttacccgtccGCACAGCGCCGCCCCCCTACAGTACAATTCAAACACGCGCCTGCAGTTCGCTGAGTCGACGGCCGTGCGCTGACGCGGAGCTTCATGGCTTTCTGCGGAGCTGAAGCGTGTTGCTAACGTCTGCCCCTAACGTCGGCCCTGTGAGCGGCCTCAGACGCCGGGCAGCACTGGACAGCCAGCTCAGACGTCCACACCCGCCCACGCACGGCTCTCACGGCCAAGCCCTCGCCAGGCCACGCCGGAACACAGCGACACTTCTTTCTGTATCGTCCCAGCCGAGGTCCTTCGTCTCTTGAAACATTAAAATACAAACAACCAGCTCTGGGCCGGACAGGTCACCCCCGTCTCGCGATGACGCCTTAAGCATCTACAAGCCCCCTCTGTGTGCCACGAGCCCCCTCTGTGTGCCGCGAGCCCAGCTGGGCACCAGGGGCTCGGCCGTGAAAGCCTGGGCGCTGCACAGCCTGGGGCAGTTCCCCGGCCACGCAAAGCAAGCTCCGGTTTTCCTCACCGTGGCCGCCTCCCAGGCAGCTCTGCACGCGGGCACAGGAGCCGGGCCGCTCTCTGCCTCCTGACAGCCTCGTGCGTGATGACCGTGTCCGGGAGAGGGGGAGGCTCAAACACGGCCACTGCCACCGCCTTTGCTGCCAGGCCACTGCTGAGGGCGTTCGGACAGGAGGGTCTTGGCGCGGCTCCCCTGCGCCTGCGAGGGCTTCCGCTcgttttctctttgcctttggaAGACGGCGGAATCTGTTGTGTTATCCAGAAGACGCTGCAGGCTAGGGCTGCTTCGCGGATGTTTCTGGAAACTTCTAGGCTTGCAAATGGTTCCTGTTAACGCAGTTTCCCCAATAGTGGTTTTGTGGAGCAGCAGCCCCGTGGGACCCTGTGGGGTCACAGAATTTTCGGGAAAGGACGTTGGGGGAATGCTGCCTACCCAAGCCCACCCCCCACCAGGACCACGCCGAGTCCCTTAGCCTCAAGAAAGAAGCCTGCTTGATTCTGACACCTGCCTCCCCCGGGCACATGTGGCCGTGGCCGCGGCCGCCTCCGCGCGTCACATGGTGAAAGACGACACGTTGTCGTTGTCCACGGTCTCGCTGGCGGGCCTGGCGGGGCAGGTCTCCGAGTACACCCTGGAGCAGGACAAGCCGAgcgcctggtgcttcctcctcgcGCACCACAGGTCCCTCGCGACCTTCAGGAAGTAGTTCCTGAACCTGTGGCCGACGAAGGCGTAGAGCACGGGGTTGAggcagcagtggaggaaggccaggACCTCGGTGACGTTCTTGGTGTAGCCGATCAGCCTCTCGCTGGCGCAGGACCGGTCCAGGCGGCCCAGGTTGGCGGCCGTGACGAGCAGCACCACGTTGTGGGGGATCTGACAGGCCAGGAACACCAGGACCACGGCTATGATGACGCGGATGGCCTTGTGCCTCTTGGAGTTCTGGGCCTGCACCAGCGTCCTGATGATGAACGCATAGCAGAAGACCATGCAGAGCAGCGGGACGAAGAAGCCGAAGAGCAGCTCGagccccagcaccagcagctTCCACACGACGGGCTCCGAGACCGCGTGGTACCGGGGCTCGCAGACCTCGCGGCCCTGCAGCTCGTACTTCTGGTTGAAGGTGAAGGTGGAGCTGGAGGTGACGACGGCCACGAGCCACACGGCCAGGCAGACGACCTTGCTGCGCGCCAGGGTCCTGGAGCGCAGCCGGAAGGAGCGGGTGGCCTGCACGATGGCCACGTAGCGGTCCAGGCTGACGCAGGTGAGCAGCAGCATCCCGCAGTTGAAGTTGATGGCGTAGATGCCTTTCATCAGCTTGCACAGGGCGCCGCTGAAGACCCAGGCGCCGGCTGCGTGGCTGACGGCCCAGAACGGCAGCGTGAGCACGAAGAGGATGTCGGCCAGGGCCATGTTCAGGAGGTACACGTCGGTCATGGACTTGGCCTTCTTGTAGCAGGCGAAGGTGACCACCACCAGGGTGTTGCCCAGGAGGCCAAAGACGCAGATCAAGGAGTAGGCGATCGGCACGAACACCCTGGAGAAGTCCCGGACCTCCTGCAGGGAGCAGACCAGGGCGCCGTCGTCCACCGGGTAGTAGGAGGTGTTGGCAAAGTCGGGGTAGTCTTCCCCGAAATAGTAGGCGTCACTGGAGTTCACGGCTTCCTGGGAAAGCGGGCGAAGGTGGAGTGAGCGCTGGGGCAACCCCCAAGGGGCCACAGTTAGGCCAAGGGACCCTGCCCACCCAGACGGAGGGGGCTTCTCACCTCGCCCATCGTGGTGCTGGATCTGGGCCGGAGACGCTGGCCTCGGAGAGGAAGGGGCGCACACGGGCCAGCCGCTCGGGCTCGCTGGCAGAGAACGGCGTGAATCTGCGGAGGAGAGAGAGCAGCGCTTCGGTCAGACGGGGATTCTGAGAGCCGAGGGTTAAGCCGCCAGGACCCCGTGCCACGGGAACACGGCACCGCGCTGTTCACACACACGCACTCCCCGAGAGCAGGCGGCAGCAGCCCCTTCTGCAAAGGGCCACGTGAGTCCGGCTTCCGGCCCTGGGCCCCCTCGGATCTGCCCCTCGGATCTGCTTCTGTGGCTCTGCTGTCACTCCCGTGCTAGGATTCTGTGGCTTCTGTGGCTCTGCAGCTGCCCCCGTGGCCGGGCCTCACCAGAGTCTGCCGGCTGCAAACGCCCACCCCTCGCCTGTGGCTTTAAGAAGAATGACTTCAGCGACACCCAGGTTTCCACCTGCACGAAGTGCTCAGGGGAAAATCCGTAAAACCGCGATAGACACAGCCCTGCTAAGCAACGTCTGCAGCAGCCTGGTTGGGCTCCGTGGTCCCCCCCTCGCCAGTCTGTGCAGCAGTGAGACGCACGGCAGAGGTTCTCGGGGTGGACGTGAGGTCACTCCCAGGACCATGGCCGAGGCCTCTATGGGCCTGGCGAGGCAGGCAGGGGTGGAGCCGCCCTGgcccgggcccctgcactgggCACCACGGTGAGCAGGCACTGAGCTCACCCCGAACCCGTTCCTGCATGGAGAGTGAGCTCACACAGCAGGGACACTGGCAGCCGCCGCCGTCGGTGGCGCTGAATGCACACTGCAGCACGGTCCCTCCGGAATGGCGGAAATTTGTAAAGCGGTCGCTGCGATGGGTGGGGCCATGGGGCTCTCAGGGCAGCGGGAGGAACCAAACCACAGCCTCTCGGAGCAAACGTTCGCGGTTGCTTGTGGAGTTAGGAGCACACCCAGCTACCCTGAAAAAGTGAGGTGACCCGAACGTGAAGGCTCCGGGCAGGTGTGTCCCCAGGGGCCCAAGCCAAGACGCCGCACGTGTCCTGTCCACCAGACAGTGTTTCCCTTCCTTTTCGTTTATTTCTGACCAGGATGGAGGAACGAGTCGCAGTAAGCCAGGCTCTGTCGATTCCCCGCCCCCCCGGATGGTGCTCGGTGGCTTCCGGGGCATCCTCGTGGGGTCGTGGGTGCGACCAACTCCCCGGGCTGTGCACGGCTTGCATCTGTGCCCGCCGCTCCTGGCAATGGGAAGTGATTCAGCCTGCCTCAGACCCCGCAGGGCCACGAACGCGTGTGCATTGTTTTAAGGACGCGTGGTGGTGACAGGGGGCCTGCGTGGGCAGGCAGTGCAGCACGTGGAGAAGCCGTGCACAGCCCCAAGTCCAGCTGTCAAGGGGCAGGAACAAGCTGTGCATTTTCTGTGAGGGTCGGgcaaagccgcagcctgcagtgccagcaacccagaTGGGTgcggggttcaagtcccggttcctccacttcccacccagctctctgccatggcctgggaaagcagcagaaggtgggccaagtgcttgggcccctgcacccacgtgggagacctggaagaagctcctggctcctggcttcagactggcccagccccagctgctgtgggcatttgaggagtgaaccagaggacaaagatctctctgtccctctctcactctgcaactctgcctttcaaatgaacacgtttttaaaaatcttgatgcAAAGacattaaaaagttttgaaataaacATTTCTGTGCCTTCTTTAATGACCTGAGGGCAAACGATGCTGTCAGCCGCCCGCGCTCGCTCAGTGGACGGCGCTGGGTCTCCCATCCTCGTCCAGTGAGACGCGGCGGAGCTGCCGGCCCCGGCTCGCTCCAGCTCGTTCTGAGGTCATTGCCTTCTTCCTCACCGACTCCCTTCGACCACCAGTCCTGCACGTCTATTCTTAAAGTgtcatggattcttttttttttttttttttttttgacaggcagagtggacagtgagagagagacagagagaaaggtcttccttttgccgttggttcaccctccaatggccgccgctgcagccggcgcaccgcgctgatcctggcaggagccaggagccaggtgcttttcctggtctcccatggggtgcagggcccaagcacctgggccatcctccactgcactccctggccatagcagagagctggcctggaagaggggcgaccgggacagaatccggcgccccaaccgggactagaacccggtgtgccggcgccgcaaggtggaggattagcctattgagccacggcgccggccgagtgtCATGGATTCTTAAACGTTTattgagagacacagaggcagatgAGAGATCCCTGCCGAGGACCCGCCCCGCAGATGCTGTgacagccgggactgggctgCGCTAAGCCGAGAGCTGGGGATTCGGCCTGGGCCTCCCGCATGGCTcctggggacccaagcacttgaggagcacctgctgcctcccgggtctgCGCGGCGGGAGGCGGGGGCTGCGAGCAAGGCCAGGATGGCGAGCCCAGgcgctcccacgtgggaggcgggcatctctttttttttaaaaaaagatttatttaatttatttgaatggcagagttagagagagagagagagagagagagagagaggtcttttatctgctggttccctccccaaatggccacaacagccagggctgggccaggctgaagctaggaaccaggagctccatctgggtctcccacgtgggtgcagggacccaagcccttggcccatcttctgctgctttcccaggccattagcagggagctggatgggaagtggagcagccgggactcaaatcggcacccgtatgggaggccggcactgcaggcggtggctttaccggccgggccaccgtgctggccccctgGGAGGTGGGCATCTTAGCTGGCTTCCTCACCACCGGCCAGACGCCCTCCCCCAGACCTTATCTGAGGTCATTACAGGGCCGGCGGTGTGCACCTGGCTCGGTTGTAGCAGTGTAACCTGTGCTGTTCGGGATCAAGGCTTCTCGATGGCGCAGGTCTGGGGACGCTCGCACACCACGCACGGGTGCAAGGGTCAGCAGGGCGGCCGCCAGCAGGCGTCCCCGGCTGCACAGGGGGGGTCCTGGGCCCGGTTCCGCTTTGCACTTCAGACTCTGCCCTTTCAGTGTCAGGCGGCCTGGAGTCCCGAGCTCACCACCACCCCTGCCTGCAGCGCGGGACGGCCCCCAGGGGCCCCCCAGGAGACAAGATGGCCTGGGCACCCCGCTGACAGTGAGTGTCCCGTTGGCGGAGGCCTCTGTGCCTTCTTCGAACCCAGGGAGCAGGATTTCCCGACCGCAACGtcccttctctgcttttcaaagaactgTCAGGTCGGAAGTTAGAGCTCAGCCCGGGTGAGCGGGGCCTGAGGAACAAAGCTGCTGCAGGAGCTGCCCTGGGAGCGGCCCAGGACTCACTCTGCCAAGTCCCGCCCAGACCCGGCACCTGCCAGGTggtctcacccccccccccgccgaggAGCGCTCCCCCAGACTCCTCTCTGCTCAGCACCGCAGGGTTCCTCGGCCTGACAGCACAGAGCCACCCGACCATCACAGCTCCGCCCAGCAGGCCCCGGGAGGCTCCTCTGCCCAGCCCGACAGGCTCCCCAGCCTGGCGGCAGTGAGCAGTGCACCCTGGGGAGGACTGCACCCGAGCCACCACGCTCTGCAAACCCtgtgtcctgggggggggggaccgcGGGGAGAGCTGGACCCTTCCCTGAGAAGCCGCGGCGTGAACACAGACTGCGCGCTCGGCCCTCCGCTCTGCTGGGCCGCCCGCCGGGCCCGCCAGGTGCATCTCTCCGCGTAACCACGGCCCTTGCTCTGCCAGTCTGAGGGACGGGCGCCGCTGGGAGTCTGTCCCATCCCTTCTGACGGATGCCCTAACCCACTCAACCTTGCTGCCTTGCTGCCCGCCGTTCCCGTCTCCCGTCTGAATTCCTCCTTGTGTGAAGACCAGAACCCACCCCACCCATCTCCGCTCACAGAACCTCTTCAGAAAGTCCACAGAGCAGGGACGAGAAATCCAAGctcttgcagagagagagatcgcggCTCCCCGGGGGGCGGCCAGCCCGGGCCCTGAGGGGTGTCTCGAAGGACCGCCAGAGGGCCTGGGCTGCTGTCTGGTCACGCCGAGCCCCCCGCCCCGGCGGTCACGGTCACTGGACAGCAGATTAGGGAAGTGCTGCAGACGTTGCAAATCCGTGATTCAACCTGAAATCTCGACGCCATCGGCATGGGGAACTGAGCTCACTCGCTGCGGTGTGGACAGCTGCCCAAGGGCGCGCGTCAAGAGCCGCTGGACGCCAGCTGGACGTGGGACCGCGAGcacggagcccctcccccagctgtgaTTCGGACCACACAACTGCATGCACAGACTCCACAGACTCCAGCGAGGGGCCACGGCTGCTGTGAGAAAACTCAGCCGGGCAAACGAAGTCCTGCACCTGGGTTTAAGCAAGCCCACCCACGGGCCCCGCACGAGCAGCCGCTtcagcagagaggcagctgcCCTACGCGGGCAGGCTGTCCACCCAGCTGCAGAGCCAGCCGGCTCCGCCCTCACCACGTGGCCTCCCGGGTCACTCACCGCCTCTCGCAATGCAGGCACCCCTGGGGCATGAACTCCGCCCAGCGTGAGTGGGGCCTCTGCTGCGTGACGGGGGTCAGGCCCCGCTGGACATTGGAGAGGGCGGGGCTCACAggaggctgcccctcccctctccccgccccccgggcTGGGGGCCCCAGAATGCCTCCCGCACGCTGCCATCAGACTCACGTCCACAAAGCCGGATGCCCCGTGCGGCACGTGTTCAAGCAGAGAGGTCGCGTGCCCACAGGGCTCATCGCATCCACGCGGGGAGTGTGGGTGATGGCGCGTGGGCCACGAGGGCACGCAGGCAGCCAGAGGAGTCTCCTGTCTGGTGGTCATGGTCCACACGTCACGTGATGGTAACTCAGCTGTGTCCCCGGCCAGGAGTGCTGCGGTCATGCCTGGTGCACGCCTGTGGCTTGGGAATCACTAGAATTTAGTGTCAAGTAGGGTCTGTAGGTCCTATGGACATCCGCTGTTGAGCCCAGCTCTTCACTGTAGCCCAGTTTCCACGGCACAGCTGTCCACTGTCCACTGTCCAGTACGGCTCTTCACCGTGGCCCTGTCTCCACACCTGTCCACTGTCCCGTCTGGCTCTCACCGTGGCCCAGTCTCCACACCTGTCCACAGAGTCCACTGTCCCATCCGGCTCTCACCGTGGTCCAGTCTCCACACCTGTCCACTGTCCTGTCTGGCTCTTCACCATGGCCCGGTCTCTATGACACACCTGTCTCAGAGTCCACTGTCCAGCCCTTCACCGTGGCCTGGTCTCCACAGCACACCTGTCCACAGAATCCACTGTCCAGTCCTGCTCTTCAGCATGGCCTGGTCTCCACAGCACACCTGTCTACAGAGACCACTGTCCAGCCTGGCCCTTCACTGTGGCCTGGTCTCTACAGCACACCTCTCCACAGAGACCACTGTCCAGTCCTGCTCTTCACCGTGGCCCGGTCTCTATGACACACCTGTCCACAGAGACCACTGTCCAGCCTGGCCCTTCACCGTGGCCCGGTCTCCACAGCACACCTATCCACAGAGTCCACTGTCCAGTCTGGCTCTTCACCGTGGCCCGGTCTCCATGGCACACCTTGGTTGGGGTTCACTCCGTCCGACAATGCAAACCAGGGTAGCTCGGAGCAGCGTTTGAAAGGCATccacagagatgcagagggagggtgagggagaggcgGCTCCGCCCTTGGGAGAGCCCCCCCGACCTCCCCTGAGGCCCTGTGGGAGTGGCTCACTGCACCCCAAACACACTCTCCCGTGGAACCCTCTGAATGAGGGAACACACACTGTGAAACGCTAACACGGGGGGACCATGGGCTCCATCACTCATCCAGAGCCAGGCACAGCCGCTCCCGGGCCCCCCCCCCGGTCTAGGCACAGCCACTCCCGGGCCACCCTGGTCTAGGCACAGCCACTCCCGGGCTCCCCCTGGTCCAGGCACAGCGGCTCCCGGGCCTCCCCTGGTCCAGGCACAGTGGCTCCCAGGCCCCCCCCGGTCCAGGCACAGCCGCTCCCGGGCCCCCCCAGTACAGGCACAGCCGCTCCCGGGTCCCCCTGGTCCAGGCACAGCGGCTCCCGGGCCCCCCTGGTCCAGGCGCAGCCATTCCCGGGCCCCCCTGGTCCAGGCACAGCTGCTCCCGGGCCCCCCTGGTCCAGGCACAGCAGCTCCCGGGCCCACCCTGGTCCAGGCACAGCAGCTCCCGGGCCCCCCTGGTCCAGGCACAGTGGCTCCCGGGCCCACCCTGGTCCACGCACAGCGGCTCCTAGGCCCCCCCTGGTCTAGGCACAGTGGCTCCCGGGCCCCCCCGGTCCAGGCACAGTGGCTCCCGGGCTCCCCCTGGTCCAG belongs to Oryctolagus cuniculus chromosome 5, mOryCun1.1, whole genome shotgun sequence and includes:
- the CCR6 gene encoding C-C chemokine receptor type 6 yields the protein MGEEAVNSSDAYYFGEDYPDFANTSYYPVDDGALVCSLQEVRDFSRVFVPIAYSLICVFGLLGNTLVVVTFACYKKAKSMTDVYLLNMALADILFVLTLPFWAVSHAAGAWVFSGALCKLMKGIYAINFNCGMLLLTCVSLDRYVAIVQATRSFRLRSRTLARSKVVCLAVWLVAVVTSSSTFTFNQKYELQGREVCEPRYHAVSEPVVWKLLVLGLELLFGFFVPLLCMVFCYAFIIRTLVQAQNSKRHKAIRVIIAVVLVFLACQIPHNVVLLVTAANLGRLDRSCASERLIGYTKNVTEVLAFLHCCLNPVLYAFVGHRFRNYFLKVARDLWCARRKHQALGLSCSRVYSETCPARPASETVDNDNVSSFTM